The following proteins come from a genomic window of Megalops cyprinoides isolate fMegCyp1 chromosome 6, fMegCyp1.pri, whole genome shotgun sequence:
- the LOC118779480 gene encoding migration and invasion-inhibitory protein, which translates to MSSFERLDALRERNKDLLKQLRDKTERMHSLTAGSFPPSTRASGRSGAAVSPVTVAQEPGADTGGDGTTAATFSSDEPGERVSESLVTVPGVELGPARAALGRPRAQLNAERDQEEAAASDADSACSSAPPPQSTCRGSQPAGGAAYSGLLQDHGNRRTAQAQRAGPQGPRPILLNQDREQREAGRVKFQDQFADRQHLRPLLGYDWIAGLLDAENSLTERSEQFFTELRNFRQVNQEECVHSQREGVTEDDISPSELLAEERNPELPPDTHQCTFCYRINSRLFPVPLDPQNACPVCRIPKSQHPHTASEPAYIRVSIPRSTLLPAYRYRAHRRRSFDPSDSLGLPSHCLSGWSGRPPAAASQVGSLDLRSCVSAVHSAAVPSAQPNEDLSTSRGRVGQRSEELMGVSRLTRSRLQGDRTEPPSTTDWVY; encoded by the exons ATGTCCTCGTTTGAGAGGTTAGATGCTCTGCGGGAGCGGAATAAAGATTTGCTGAAGCAGCTGAGGGATAAGACGGAGAGGATGCACAGTCTCACAGCGGGGTCCTTTCCGCCTTCCACGCGTGCATCCGGGCGTAGTGGAGCTGCGGTGTCCCCGGTAACGGTAGCGCAGGAACCCGGGGCAGACACCGGCGGTGACGGAACCACAGCTGCGACGTTCAGCAGCGACGAACCGGGAGAGAGAGTGTCCGAGTCATTGGTGACTGTGCCCGGGGTGGAGCTGGGCCCGGCCCGGGCTGCACTGGGCAGGCCTAGAGCTCAGCTCAACGCGGAGAGAGACCAGG AGGAAGCAGCGGCCTCTGACGCAGACAGCGCCTGCAGTTCCGCACCTCCACCGCAGAGCACGTGCCGTGGCTcacagcctgcagggggcgctgcatACAGCGGGCTTCTGCAGGACCATGGAAACAGGCGCACTGCACAGGCCCAAAGGGCAGGCCCCCAGGGGCCCAGACCCATCCTGCTCAACCAGGACAGGGAGCAG agagaagcaggacGGGTGAAATTCCAGGACCAGTTTGCGGATCGTCAGCAcctgcgccccctgctgggaTATGACTGGATTGCAG GCCTGCTCGATGCGGAGAACTCCCTGACCGAGCGCTCCGAGCAGTTTTTCACTGAGCTGCGCAACTTCCGCCAGGTCAACCAGGAGGAGTGTGTCCACAGCCAGCGCGAAGG AGTCACAGAAGATGATATTTCACCCTCTGAGCTGCTCGCCGAAGAAAGGAACCCAGAACTCCCTCCGGACACACACCAGT GCACATTCTGCTACCGAATCAACAGCCGCCTGTTCCCTGTCCCTCTGGATCCTCAGAACGCCTGCCCGGTGTGCAGGATTCCCAAATCTcagcacccacacactgcatcagagcCAGCTTACATCAG ggtgagCATCCCCCGCTCCACACTCCTGCCGGCGTACCGGTACAGAGCGCACCGCCGGCGCAGCTTTGACCCCTCCGACAGTCTGGGCCTGCCCTCG CACTGTCTGTCGGGCTGGTCCGGCAGACCCCCGGCCGCAGCCTCGCAGGTCGGCAGCCTGGATCTGCGCAGCTGCGTGAGCGCTGTCCACTCCGCAGCCGTCCCGTCTGCGCAGCCCAACGAG GACCTCTCTACCTCCAGAGGGAGGGTGGGCCAGCGGTCTGAGGAGCTGATGGGCGTGTCTCGTTTAACCCGCTCCCGTCTCCAGGGTGACCGGACAGAACCGCCCAGCACCACCGACTGGGTTTACTGA
- the mmel1 gene encoding membrane metallo-endopeptidase-like 1 — translation MGKSESQMDIVDKSTTPGKRRWTVVEIGLSVLLLLVSCALAGLVVVYTSSLKGSLHRRSVNNMCVTPECVTAASRLLRNMDPAADPCQNFYQYACGGWLARQVIPDPSSRYSVFDILRDELEVVLKGILEAESKVDRDAFRKAKTLYSSCMNERLIEQRDSQPLLKLIDSIGGWPLASEGTARAAWSLEDTLATLNSRFYKKVLLDLFVWTDDRNSSRHIVYIDQPGLGMPSREYYYNDGNYKKVREAYLQFMVAMARIMREERKLPRDEDLVQKEMTQVLQLETDIAIATSPVEERQDVTLLYNKMTLSQLQEAFGLNGFNWTRYVQAVLSSVGTEVQPHEEVVVYGAPYLQRLGDVLIKHDTRTLQNYVTWQLIMERASSLSRRFKDTSAQYRRALFGTNVEEARWRDCVRYVQSSMENAVGALYVREAFAGDSKRMVSDLISKVQEAYVETLEELSWMDSQSKEKAREKALAIREQIGYPDYILEERNPKLDEDYAHLNFSEEKHFENILQNLQAMAHRALRRLREPVDPNMWIIGPAVVNAFYSPNRNQIVFPAGILQPPFFSKQQIQALNFGGIGMVIGHEITHGFDDNGRNFDKDGNMYNWWSDFSAQHFTAQTQCMVQQYGSFSWKISGQNVSGIRTLGENIADNGGIRQAYKAYLKWVEKNGEDPALPGLDLNHKQLFFLNFAQVWCGSYRPEYASQAIKTDSHSPLEFRVMGSLQNFEAFSEVFHCKPGSPMNPKVKCRVW, via the exons ATGGGCAAATCTGAAAGTCAGATGGACATTGTGGATAAGTCTACCACACCGGGGAAGCGCCGCTGGACCGTGGTGGAGATCGGACTCTCcgtgctgctgttgctggtcAGCTGCGCGCTGGCCGGACTCGTGGTGGTGTACACCTCCTCTTTGAAAG GGTCATTGCATCGCCGCAGTGTCAACAATATGTGTGTCACCCCAGAGTGTGTAACTGCGG CCTCCAGGCTGCTCCGGAACATGGACCCAGCCGCCGACCCGTGCCAGAACTTCTACCAGTACGCGTGCGGGGGCTGGCTGGCCCGGCAGGTCATCCCGGACCCCAGCTCCCGGTACAGTGTGTTCGACATCCTGCGGGACGAGCTGGAGGTGGTGCTGAAGG gGATTCTGGAGGCAGAGAGTAAAGTGGATCGGGACGCCTTCAGGAAAGCCAAGACTTTGTATTCATCCTGCATGAACGAAC gcctgATTGAGCAGCGCGACTCGCAGCCCTTGCTGAAGCTGATTGACTCCATAGGAGGCTGGCCATTGGCCTCAGAGGGGACAGCCAGGGCGG CCTGGAGTCTGGAGGACACCCTGGCCACCCTCAACTCCCGTTTCTACAAGAAGGTGCTGCTGGACCTGTTCGTGTGGACAGACGACCGCAACTCCAGCCGCCACATTGTCTAT ATCGATCAGCCAGGACTTGGAATGCCATCAAGGGAGTATTACTACAACGATGGAAACTACAAAAAG gttCGAGAGGCGTACCTGCAGTTCATGGTTGCCATGGCGAGGATAATGCGGGAGGAGAGGAAGTTGCCCCGCGACGAAGACCTCGTGCAGAAGGAGATGACACAGGTGTTGCAGCTGGAGACTGACATTGCAATC GCCACGTCACCTGTGGAGGAGCGGCAGGACGTCACGCTGCTGTACAACAAGATGACTCTGAGCCAGCTGCAGGAGGCCTTCGGCCTGAAT gGCTTTAACTGGACCCGCTATGTCCAAGCTGTGCTGTCCAGCGTTGGCACGGAGGTGCAGCCCCACGAGGAGGTGGTAGTGTACGGTGCCCCCTACCTGCAGAGGCTTGGAGACGTGCTTATCAAACACGACACCAG gaCTCTGCAGAACTATGTCACCTGGCAGCTCATCATGGAGAGAGCCAGCAGCCTGAGTCGCCGCTTCAAGGACACCAGCGCGCAGtacaggagg GCACTTTTCGGGACGAACGTGGAGGAGGCCCGCTGGCGGGACTGTGTGCGCTACGTCCAGAGCAGCATGGAGAACGCTGTGGGAGCGCTGTACGTCAGAGAGGCCTTCGCTGGAGACAGCAAGCGCATG GTGAGTGACCTCATCAGTAAGGTGCAGGAGGCATATGTGGAGACCCTGGAGGAGCTGAGCTGGATGGACTCCCAGTCAAAGGAGAAGGCCAGAgagaag GCCCTGGCCATCCGAGAGCAGATCGGCTACCCCGACTACATCCTGGAGGAGAGGAACCCCAAACTGGACGAGGATTACGCCCAT CTGAACTTCAGTGAGGAGAAGCACTTTGAGAACATCCTGCAGAACCTCCAGGCCATggcacacagagcactgaggaGACTGAGAGAGCCTGTGGACCCAAACAT GTGGATCATTGGACCTGCGGTGGTCAATGCTTTCTACTCGCCCAACAGAAATCAGATAG tgtTCCCGGCTGGGATCCTGCAGCCCCCGTTCTTCAGTAAGCAGCAGATCCAGGCCCTAAACTTCGGAGGCATCGGCATGGTGATCGGGCATGAGATCACTCATGGCTTCGACGACAACG GGCGGAACTTTGATAAAGACGGGAACATGTACAACTGGTGGAGCGACTTCTCTGCGCAGCACTTTACGGCACAGACCCAGTGCATGGTGCAGCAGTACGGCAGCTTCAGCTGGAAGATCTCAGGACAGAAT GTCAGTGGCATCAGGACATTGGGTGAAAACATTGCCGACAACGGAGGGATCCGGCAAGCCTACAAG GCGTACCTGAagtgggtggaaaaaaatggggaGGACCCTGCTTTACCTGGCTTGGACCTCAATCACAAACAGCTTTTCTTCCTGAACTTTGcccag GTCTGGTGTGGCTCCTACCGGCCTGAGTATGCCAGCCAGGCCATCAAGACAGATTCACACAGCCCCCTGGAGTTCAG GGTGATGGGTTCCCTGCAGAACTTTGAAGCATTCTCCGAGGTGTTTCACTGTAAACCCGGCAGTCCCATGAACCCCAAGGTGAAATGCAGGGTGTGGTAG
- the prxl2b gene encoding prostamide/prostaglandin F synthase, with translation MTAVDLAKVGLNLLRNATSGESVELRSLWQDRAVVLFFLRRFGCQVCRWTAAELSKLKDDLSESGVGLVGIGPEETGLKEFLDGGFFKGELYIDEKKQSYKDLGFKRYTVLSVVPAALGKKVRDIVTKANAQGIQGNFSGDLLQSGGMLIVAKGGETVLLHFVQDSPGDFVPLEDIVKALGITSKAQSGERPQCDSEVCTR, from the exons ATGACCGCTGTGGATCTGGCTAAAGTGGGGCTTAACTTGTTGAGAAATGCTACATCTGGAGAG AGCGTGGAGCTGAGGTCTCTCTGGCAGGATCGGGCGGTGGTGCTCTTCTTTCTGCGCAGGTTCGGCTGCCAGGTGTGCCGTTGGACCGCGGCGGAACTCAGCAAGCTGAAAGACGACCTGAGTGAGAGCGGCGTGGGGCTGGTCGGGATCGGTCCGGAGGAGACGGGGCTGAAGGAGTTCCTCGACGGGGGATTCTTTAAGGGAG AGCTTTATATTGATGAGAAGAAGCAGAGCTACAAGGACCTGGGCTTCAAAAG ATACACTGTCCTGAGCGTGGTTCCTGCTGCCCTGGGGAAGAAGGTTCGAGACATAGTCACCAAG GCAAACGCACAGGGGATTCAGGGGAACTTCAGTGGAGATCTCCTGCAGAGTGGTGGGATGCTCATCGTAGCCAAAG GTGGGGAGACGGTCCTGCTGCACTTTGTCCAGGACTCCCCTGGGGACTTCGTGCCCCTGGAGGACATCGTTAAGGCCCTGGGCATCACCTCCAAGGCACAGTCAGGAGAGAGACCACAG TGCGATTCTGAAGTGTGCACGAGATGA